Proteins from a genomic interval of Rosa chinensis cultivar Old Blush chromosome 2, RchiOBHm-V2, whole genome shotgun sequence:
- the LOC112185640 gene encoding beta-amylase isoform X2 yields MQDAPTLTFNEKMLANYVPIFVMLPLGVVTIDNALEDKDTLVKQLKELKKAGVDGVMVDVWWGIIESKGPKQYDWSAYRSMFQAVQEYGLKLQAIMSFHQCGGNVGDIVTIPIPQWVLDIGESNPDIFYTNLIGNRNREYLTLGVDNLPLFNGRTAVEIYSDYLKSFRENMSDFLESGLIIDIEVGLGPAGELRYPSYPETQGWAFPGIGEFQCYDKYLKAEFKEAAAIAGHPEWDLPDNAGEYNDTPESTEFFKSNGTYLTEKGKFFLTWYSNKLLSHGDQILDEANKVFLGCKLKLAAKVSGIHWWYETDNHAAELTAGYYNLKDRDGYRPIARMLSRHHAILNYTCLEMKNSEQSADAKCAPQELVQQVLSGGWRENIEVAGENALARYDSAAYDQILLNARPNGINKDGQPKLRMYGVTYLRLVDELLQETNFNIFKTFVKKMHADQDYCQDSEKYNHRLGPLERSKPKFSTEDLLDATKPVEPFPWDKETDMSVTSGGGLLSYLISKIFSLFK; encoded by the exons ATGCAGGATGCACCTACACTCACATTCAACGAGAAGATGCTTGCAAATTATGTGCCAATCTTTGTGATGCTCCCT CTGGGAGTTGTTACAATTGATAATGCTTTAGAAGACAAAGACACACTCGTGAAGCAGCTGAAGGAACTGAAGAAAGCAGGTGTTGATGGAGTAATGGTAGATGTGTGGTGGGGGATCATAGAATCAAAAGGGCCAAAACAATATGACTGGAGTGCTTATAGGAGCATGTTTCAAGCAGTTCAAGAATATGGACTGAAATTGCAAGCTATAATGTCATTTCACCAATGTGGTGGGAATGTAGGAGATATTGTAACCATTCCCATCCCCCAATGGGTACTTGATATCGGAGAATCAAACCCTGACATCTTTTATACCAATCTCATAGGTAACAGGAACCGGGAGTACCTCACTCTAGGTGTGGATAACTTGCCTCTCTTTAATGGAAGAACTGCTGTTGAG ATATATAGTGACTACTTGAAGAGCTTCAGAGAGAACATGTCCGATTTTCTAGAAAGTGGACTAATTATAGACATTGAAGTGGGACTTGGCCCTGCAGGAGAACTCAGGTATCCCTCTTATCCGGAAACTCAAGGATGGGCTTTTCCAGGAATTGGAGAATTTCAG TGTTATGACAAGTATCTCAAAGCAGAGTTTAAAGAGGCTGCAGCAATTGCTGGCCATCCTGAATGGGATTTGCCAGATAATGCAGGAGAATACAATGATACTCCTGAATCTACAGAGTTCTTTAAATCAAACGGGACATACCTTACTGAGAAAGGGAAGTTCTTTTTGACTTGGTACTCTAACAAATTACTGAGCCATGGTGATCAGATCCTGGATGAAGCCAACAAAGTTTTCCTGGGCTGTAAATTAAAGCTAGCAGCAAAA GTCTCCGGAATCCACTGGTGGTATGAAACTGATAATCATGCTGCGGAGCTTACCGCAGGATACTATAACCTGAAGGATAGAGATGGGTACCGACCTATAGCAAGGATGCTGTCAAGGCACCATGCCATTTTGAATTACACATGTTTAGAGATGAAGAACTCTGAACAAAGTGCCGATGCCAAATGTGCACCTCAAGAACTCGTTCAGCAG GTTTTGAGTGGAGGTTGGAGAGAGAACATAGAAGTTGCAGGGGAAAATGCACTTGCAAGGTATGATAGTGCAGCTTATGACCAAATCCTTTTAAATGCTAGACCAAATGGCATCAACAAAGATGGCCAACCAAAATTAAGGATGTATGGGGTGACTTACCTTCGTCTGGTGGATGAACTCCTACAAGAAACGAATTTCAATATATTCAAGACATTTGTAAAGAAGATGCATGCTGATCAG GATTACTGTCAAGACTCAGAGAAGTACAACCACCGCCTAGGTCCCTTGGAACGTTCAAAACCAAAGTTCTCAACTGAAGATCTTCTGGATGCAACAAAACCAGTGGAGCCATTCCCGTGGGATAAAGAAACAGATATGAGTGTCACTAGTGGTGGTGGTCTGCTTTCTTATTTGATAAGCAAAATCTTTTCTCTATTTAAGTGA
- the LOC112185025 gene encoding pollen-specific leucine-rich repeat extensin-like protein 3 — protein sequence MCYVGKATKIFIFVVTVLVVVGLVLGFGILHHGLHDKTHKCSGDSCGSPLQFPSPDSSSNQPTSNPISTQPTFSPPPPSSTPTPPTSDFSPPPPTTISTPTPPPPDPTSNPPPQIPASNPPPPITVSNPPPPITVSNQPPPPVSLAAPPYSPPSGVQLTPGPVHA from the coding sequence ATGTGTTACGTGGGCAAAGCAACAAAGATCTTCATCTTCGTGGTCACAGTGCTTGTGGTTGTTGGCCTCGTCTTGGGTTTCGGGATTCTCCACCATGGCCTCCACGACAAGACCCACAAATGCTCCGGCGACTCCTGCGGCTCCCCGCTCCAGTTCCCCAGCCCCGATTCCAGCTCCAACCAGCCCACCTCTAATCCCATTTCCACCCAGCCCACCTTCAGCCCGCCTCCACCGAGCTCCACTCCCACCCCGCCTACCTCAGATTTCAGCCCACCTCCGCCGACAACGATCTCCACTCCGACCCCACCTCCGCCCGACCCGACTTCCAATCCGCCGCCGCAAATCCCTGCTTCCAATCCCCCACCGCCAATCACTGTTTCCAATCCGCCACCGCCAATCACGGTTTCCAATCAGCCCCCGCCGCCGGTTTCTTTGGCAGCGCCGCCGTACAGTCCGCCGAGTGGGGTGCAATTGACGCCGGGTCCTGTCCATGCTTAG
- the LOC112185640 gene encoding beta-amylase isoform X1, with translation MASTTPGTLGAKTKLHHGRYLCRDVPFQNLLGSAEATNKEWRQRSNKSASTFIVSPRAVASEISTTQREDAPTLTFNEKMLANYVPIFVMLPLGVVTIDNALEDKDTLVKQLKELKKAGVDGVMVDVWWGIIESKGPKQYDWSAYRSMFQAVQEYGLKLQAIMSFHQCGGNVGDIVTIPIPQWVLDIGESNPDIFYTNLIGNRNREYLTLGVDNLPLFNGRTAVEIYSDYLKSFRENMSDFLESGLIIDIEVGLGPAGELRYPSYPETQGWAFPGIGEFQCYDKYLKAEFKEAAAIAGHPEWDLPDNAGEYNDTPESTEFFKSNGTYLTEKGKFFLTWYSNKLLSHGDQILDEANKVFLGCKLKLAAKVSGIHWWYETDNHAAELTAGYYNLKDRDGYRPIARMLSRHHAILNYTCLEMKNSEQSADAKCAPQELVQQVLSGGWRENIEVAGENALARYDSAAYDQILLNARPNGINKDGQPKLRMYGVTYLRLVDELLQETNFNIFKTFVKKMHADQDYCQDSEKYNHRLGPLERSKPKFSTEDLLDATKPVEPFPWDKETDMSVTSGGGLLSYLISKIFSLFK, from the exons ATGGCAAGCACAACTCCAGGTACTCTGGGAGCGAAAACTAAGCTTCATCATGGAAGGTACTTATGCAGAGATGTTCCATTTCAAAATCTACTTGGAAGTGCAGAAGCAACAAACAAAGAATGGAGGCAAAGATCAAATAAGAGTGCTTCCACGTTCATTGTAAGTCCTCGAGCTGTGGCATCTGAAATTTCCACCACACAAAGAGAG GATGCACCTACACTCACATTCAACGAGAAGATGCTTGCAAATTATGTGCCAATCTTTGTGATGCTCCCT CTGGGAGTTGTTACAATTGATAATGCTTTAGAAGACAAAGACACACTCGTGAAGCAGCTGAAGGAACTGAAGAAAGCAGGTGTTGATGGAGTAATGGTAGATGTGTGGTGGGGGATCATAGAATCAAAAGGGCCAAAACAATATGACTGGAGTGCTTATAGGAGCATGTTTCAAGCAGTTCAAGAATATGGACTGAAATTGCAAGCTATAATGTCATTTCACCAATGTGGTGGGAATGTAGGAGATATTGTAACCATTCCCATCCCCCAATGGGTACTTGATATCGGAGAATCAAACCCTGACATCTTTTATACCAATCTCATAGGTAACAGGAACCGGGAGTACCTCACTCTAGGTGTGGATAACTTGCCTCTCTTTAATGGAAGAACTGCTGTTGAG ATATATAGTGACTACTTGAAGAGCTTCAGAGAGAACATGTCCGATTTTCTAGAAAGTGGACTAATTATAGACATTGAAGTGGGACTTGGCCCTGCAGGAGAACTCAGGTATCCCTCTTATCCGGAAACTCAAGGATGGGCTTTTCCAGGAATTGGAGAATTTCAG TGTTATGACAAGTATCTCAAAGCAGAGTTTAAAGAGGCTGCAGCAATTGCTGGCCATCCTGAATGGGATTTGCCAGATAATGCAGGAGAATACAATGATACTCCTGAATCTACAGAGTTCTTTAAATCAAACGGGACATACCTTACTGAGAAAGGGAAGTTCTTTTTGACTTGGTACTCTAACAAATTACTGAGCCATGGTGATCAGATCCTGGATGAAGCCAACAAAGTTTTCCTGGGCTGTAAATTAAAGCTAGCAGCAAAA GTCTCCGGAATCCACTGGTGGTATGAAACTGATAATCATGCTGCGGAGCTTACCGCAGGATACTATAACCTGAAGGATAGAGATGGGTACCGACCTATAGCAAGGATGCTGTCAAGGCACCATGCCATTTTGAATTACACATGTTTAGAGATGAAGAACTCTGAACAAAGTGCCGATGCCAAATGTGCACCTCAAGAACTCGTTCAGCAG GTTTTGAGTGGAGGTTGGAGAGAGAACATAGAAGTTGCAGGGGAAAATGCACTTGCAAGGTATGATAGTGCAGCTTATGACCAAATCCTTTTAAATGCTAGACCAAATGGCATCAACAAAGATGGCCAACCAAAATTAAGGATGTATGGGGTGACTTACCTTCGTCTGGTGGATGAACTCCTACAAGAAACGAATTTCAATATATTCAAGACATTTGTAAAGAAGATGCATGCTGATCAG GATTACTGTCAAGACTCAGAGAAGTACAACCACCGCCTAGGTCCCTTGGAACGTTCAAAACCAAAGTTCTCAACTGAAGATCTTCTGGATGCAACAAAACCAGTGGAGCCATTCCCGTGGGATAAAGAAACAGATATGAGTGTCACTAGTGGTGGTGGTCTGCTTTCTTATTTGATAAGCAAAATCTTTTCTCTATTTAAGTGA
- the LOC112185641 gene encoding pentatricopeptide repeat-containing protein At3g12770-like has protein sequence MNGTTNIKLLRRSLCSTTAHFKQQPLIPPFTSLQCGAILQSLTNTKSLPKGQKLHALMLTCGNLLRNTYLSSKLASFYASCGNMGQAHLVFDGVVVKNSFLWNFMIRGYACNGFALDSIVLYREMIGLGIKGDNFTYPFVLKACGDALAVEIGRRVHGEVVVSGFESNVYVGNALVAMYSKFGDMGYAYEVFDRMPERDLTSWNTMVSGYVKNGNPREALAVFEKMGKFGLRTDETTLLGIVSACGELTALKQGKAIHACVVRKSGEVWNEFLTNSLIEMYCKCKCVAYSRRLFDGAEVKDTVSWNSMIRGYERNGDAFESLRLFCRMVMEGAEVDEVTIVTMLTCCDQISALQFGMSVHSYLVKKGFGANVIVGTALIDMYSKCGSLSCSRRFFDDMPRKNLVSWSAMISGYGAHGRGEEAISCYHELIANKFSPDEGVLTSVLSACSHAGLVNEGKDMFNRMTREYKVKPTVAHYSCMVDLLGRAGRLDEAYELIKTIEVEPSSDIWAALLSGCRLYPNVKLAEISAQKIFEMNPEGVGSYICLSNIYAAEKRWDDVERVRAMVRKKGLKKPPGCTFVELDKMVHRFLVGDKSHPQTEDIYAKLKDLNLRLREVGYKPDTTSVLYDVEEEMKEKMLWDHSERLAIAFALINTRPGTTIRITKNLRICVDCHTVTKMISKFTAREIIMRDNHRFHHFRDGFCSCGDYW, from the coding sequence ATGAACGGCACTACCAACATCAAACTCCTGAGGAGATCACTTTGCAGCACCACTGCCCATTTCAAACAACAACCTCTCATCCCACCCTTCACTTCTCTGCAATGTGGAGCCATTCTTCAGTCTCTCACCAACACCAAGTCTCTCCCCAAAGGCCAGAAACTCCACGCCCTCATGCTCACTTGTGGGAATCTTCTACGTAACACCTATCTCAGCTCCAAGCTCGCTTCTTTTTACGCCAGTTGCGGTAATATGGGCCAAGCCCACCTGGTTTTTGACGGCGTTGTGGTTAAAAATTCCTTCTTGTGGAATTTCATGATTAGGGGTTACGCTTGCAATGGGTTTGCGTTGGATTCGATTGTATTGTACCGTGAAATGATTGGTCTTGGGATAAAGGGGGATAATTTCACGTACCCTTTTGTTCTTAAAGCGTGTGGTGATGCGTTGGCTGTGGAAATTGGGAGGAGGGTTCATGGTGAGGTTGTGGTTAGTGGGTTTGAGTCGAATGTTTATGTGGGTAATGCTCTTGTTGCAATGTACTCAAAGTTTGGGGATATGGGATATGCGTATGAGGTGTTCGATAGAATGCCTGAGAGAGATTTGACATCCTGGAACACTATGGTTTCGGGTTATGTGAAGAATGGTAATCCGAGAGAGGCTTTAGCAGTGTTTGAGAAAATGGGGAAGTTTGGATTAAGGACTGATGAGACAACTTTGCTGGGAATTGTTTCGGCTTGTGGTGAGTTGACGGCATTGAAGCAGGGGAAGGCAATTCATGCGTGTGTGGTGAGGAAAAGTGGTGAAGTATGGAATGAGTTTTTGACAAATTCTCTTATTGAAATGTATTGTAAGTGCAAGTGTGTCGCTTATTCGAGGCGGTTATTTGATGGGGCGGAAGTGAAAGATACCGTTTCATGGAATTCTATGATTAGAGGTTATGAGAGGAATGGCGATGCATTTGAAAGTTTAAGGCTTTTCTGTCGAATGGTTATGGAAGGTGCAGAGGTTGATGAAGTAACAATTGTGACTATGCTTACTTGTTGTGACCAGATCAGCGCCTTGCAATTTGGCATGTCTGTTCATTCATACCTTGTTAAGAAAGGGTTTGGTGCAAATGTCATAGTGGGAACTGCTCTTATAGACATGTATTCTAAATGTGGAAGTTTGTCTTGTTCGCGTCGTTTTTTTGATGACATGCCTAGAAAAAATTTGGTTTCTTGGAGTGCTATGATTTCAGGATATGGAGCTCATGGGAGGGGAGAAGAGGCCATCTCCTGTTATCATGAACTCATAGCAAACAAGTTTAGTCCTGATGAGGGGGTCCTTACTTCTGTTTTGTCAGCATGTAGCCATGCAGGCCTAGTCAATGAGGGTAAAGATATGTTTAATAGAATGACCCGAGAATACAAAGTGAAGCCAACAGTTGCGCACTATTCATGTATGGTGGATCTTCTCGGCAGAGCAGGGCGCTTAGATGAAGCATATGAACTCATTAAGACTATTGAAGTAGAACCCAGCAGTGATATATGGGCTGCACTTCTCTCTGGTTGCAGGCTATATCCAAATGTCAAGCTGGCGGAGATTTCAGCACagaagattttcgaaatgaacCCAGAGGGAGTGGGTAGTTACATTTGTCTTTCCAATATCTATGCCGCTGAGAAGCGATGGGATGATGTGGAAAGAGTGAGAGCCATGGTGAGAAAGAAGGGACTGAAGAAACCACCTGGCTGCACTTTTGTGGAGTTAGACAAGATGGTTCATCGGTTCTTAGTTGGGGATAAGTCGCACCCACAAACAGAGGATATTTATGCCAAGTTAAAAGACTTGAACCTGCGACTCAGGGAGGTTGGATACAAGCCTGATACCACTTCTGTGTTGtatgatgtagaagaagaaatgaaggaGAAGATGCTTTGGGATCATAGTGAAAGATTGGCAATTGCATTTGCCCTTATTAACACAAGACCAGGGACCACAATCAGGATCACCAAGAATCTTCGTATCTGTGTTGATTGCCACACAGTAACGAAAATGATTTCTAAATTCACGGCTCGAGAGATTATAATGCGAGATAACCATAGGTTCCACCATTTTAGAGATGGATTTTGCTCTTGTGGTGATTATTGGTGA